Part of the Lampris incognitus isolate fLamInc1 chromosome 1, fLamInc1.hap2, whole genome shotgun sequence genome is shown below.
gggaacatacgttttggagctactaacaggaaatggcgtcacaacagggaggggctactaacaggaaatggggtcacaacagggaggggctactataagcgtttcctgatgatataataaaataaaataacaatgttggcaatgaaaataataataataataatcatgtggtgatactttgtgtaattatataacattttttgttatgacatttttaaccatgctacgtgtgtgtgtgtgtgtgtgtgtgtgtgtgtgtgtgtgtgtgtgtgtgtgtgtgtgtgtgtgtgtgtgtgtgtgtgtgtgtgtgtgtgtgtgtgtgtgtgtgtgtgtgtgcacattttctGCAGAGGCTTTACCACGGTGCAATGCAGTTCAGTGATATTTCTGCTGGCGTTGGTGGTGAGAACCAGCCATACTACCTCCCACgcgtggaggaggaggtggagatcTCTGATGACATGGCTGTCATCAGTGTCCCCCCTCCTCGCTTCAGACCCGGGGACCCAGCTTACATCCTCCACGACTTCCACAGGGTAAGGATGGAGACCCATCGCAAAGCGAAGCAACACTTAAATACAGCTGTGTTGTGCGTGCCCATATCTGCTATTGTGTTCTCTCTTTAACATTCATAGTGACATTCACAGAATTTGAATCAGCTTTGTTTGCCAAGTAATTTTGCACACTAAGAATTTGACCTTGTGATTAACTCACATGAAAGCCAAATACATTTCACAATACAAAACAGAATATCTAAATGAAGTAGTTACTCTCActcgcacacacaacacacacatgtaaacgGATGCTTGCATGACCACACTTTTAGTACATGGAAATTCCAACAACAAATAAGGCATCTGGTTTATTCTCGCTCTTtccttttttgtgtttgtgtgtttgtttgtatatgtgtgggtgtggggtTGATGTGTGAGTAGAAACTTACAGCATATTTGGACCTGACTCTGAGGACCTGCTTTGTGATTCCTCTGAACACCTCGGTGGTGCTTCCTCCCCAAGACCTCATGGACCTCTTCATGCAGCTAATGGTGAGCAGGGACCTGGTTGATAAAGGCTAAGCATACTTCAGATCAAATGAACTGGCTCCAGGGATTCTCATAGATTACTTTGAAGTGGGTTGGTAGGCTGCCCAGACCTACAGGTGCCATCACAGAGGTGCTGTGACAAATGACTTGCTTATtgactttctttcttcttcttctttttccctcGGTGGGGTGGAAGGTTGCCTTAGCAGGGTGGCCCAACCCGCCAAGACTGGTTGGAAAAGCACTAGGCCCATACAACACTTTTTATTAAAATATCAGACATAATTTCAACTCATTTCACACCTTCTCCAGGCTAATGAATCTTTGTGATGAGGCACAGAGCTGTATCTTATCTATGTCAGGGCCGCAGCCGACAGCTTCCATTATCTCCCTTTGTGATCACTGTGATTTTTGGGTGTCTTCGTTATCGCAGTGTGAAGCATGCAACAAATGTGGACGCCGGCAAATATTCTCTGCAGCCTACGTGGTTGTGTGAAGAGTGAACAAAACAGACCTTGTAGGCCACTTGAAAGCCTGCCCATTTCATGCAAGCACATCCGGCTAATTGATATGGAGAGTGGGCATAGATTTTTGAACATCTGCTTTGGGAAGTCACAAAATTCTTCAGACCAAGAACTCTCCAATTTAAACCTGGATAGAGAGCTTTCCGATTTGACGCAGTCTAGACGTTCCTAACAGGATTTTGTCTTACCCAGGCAACAAGCCTTGGGTTTACAACCTTTACTAAAACTCTGGATCTGATCCAAACTAACTATCTCCAGTGATATTAAACTACGGCACACATCTATGTGGGCAACCTGGTAGGGGTATGTGGGGATTGGGGGAGTACATGGTTTATCACAACTCTTGAGGTTGAGTTATCTTGTGTTGGTGACACTACTACAGGGATCAACAGTAAATTTTTGTGTCCCAAAGCCACCTTCCTTCAGCTCCACCATCAGAATCTGTTAGACCTGTAGGCGTATCTGCACCATAGTTGTTGTAAGCTATATTGACaatacacacacaacccacaaaTTACCTACAATGCACACTCTGAATGTGACTTTGAGCAACACGCTTATGGGATAGCTAACTTTTCTAGCGTGGTGTGATCTGCTCAGCAGCTCAGAAAATCAAGTGTGGGCGTGCCTCCATAGCCGAACGGTTGCAAAGCATACCAAATGGTTGCAACCAccactggttcgattccagctggtgacctttgttgcatctctcctttcctgtctgcctttcactGTAGCTGttgaataataaaaaagaaagaagtgtATTGGGgaaggcatggtggcgcagtggttagtgtggtcgcctcacaccaagaaggtcctgggtttgagcctcagggtagttcaaccttgggagtcatcccgagtcgtcctctgtttTGAGTTtacgtgttctccctgtgtctgcatgggtttccttctgAGTGCTCCGTTttcttcccacagttcaaagacatgtaggtcaggtgaatcggccatactagattgtccctagtgtgtgtgtgtcggccctgtgataacCTGGCAGCTTGTGATAACCTGTGataacctgccgcccaatgactgctgggatagtctccagcatccccacgaccctgagagcatgataagcggtttggataatggatggatggatgaagtgtaTTCACCAATTATCCAGCTATACTTTAATGGAAGCACATTTAACTTAGATGTAATGACATATCTTTTCACAATAAGATGTCATGTAGTTGTAGTGTTGGTAGTGGTCACAGTATGTACTTGATGTTGACGTGCTATTTTTGAAAACTTAGAATGATGATGGTTACTGCACTGTTATAATCGCCCTCTTTTTCTTCCCTGCACTGCAGTCTGGCTCGTATCGTAGCTATCTGGTGCAGGAAGACTTGGTGGTGACAGAGCGCATTGATGATGTCAAGCCCCTGGGTTTCTATATCCGCCGGCTGTGCAATGGCAAGGAAACATATAGGATGCAGCGCCGTGTTGACCTCCCAGGTAGGAATGGGTTGAAATTGGAAGTGGATGATTCTCTAGATTGATGTCTTTGTCAGTGCTTTTAGACCAGAGATAAACAATATTGTGGTGGTGTGTACAATAAAAATTCTTCTTACTTAATTCCAAAAGCACGAACTGTTATCTTGTGAATTTTAGGAAatgttttgatgtgtgtgtgtgtgtgtgtgtgtgtgtgtgtgtgtgtgtgtgtgtgtgtgtgtgtgtgtgtgtgtgtgtgtgtgtgtgtgtgtgtgtgttaggtggcGGGATCCAGAAGCGCTCTGCAGACGAATGTTTCACCATCCATCATTTTGAGAATAAGTTTGTGACTGAGACCAGGATCTGCAAGGCCTGatgggagagtgagtgagaaagaaaacgtgcgagcgagtgagtgagagagagagagagagagagtgagagagagaagagtaaaTAGAAAAGGAGGGCAGAGAGACGAcatggcaagagagagagggacacttGTTTTTCAACATTTGGTGGTAGCAGAAAGATATTTTTGTATACCCTTCTAACTACAGTTTTTGCTTCTCTTGCTTCAGCCCCAGTGAAATGTGACATTTCAGTTACAGCATTTTAGCCTAGTCCCCTTTGTTCTTCATCCCCTTTAACCTGCAGTATAGGTCATAACTTGCTCGCTCTTGATAACTCACTCTCACTTAgcccttagctagctagctagtgttgtACTAGTTACCTGCTCTATCTTGCAAATGAAAGAGTTAggattcttttgtttgttttttgaaacTATAGCTTCCTGCAGACTGATCCTATCTTGATTATTGCAGTATTGACTCATGACCCGAGTTGAAGAGCTGTTGGATATTCTGGCGAATGCCCTGCTTGATGTTGAAAGGTTATCCATATCAATCTTGTGCATGTCAGCCTGCTGCTCCTGTTGTCAACAGCTAGTAAATGGATGCATAGGGCTGTGTTGACTAACCCTGTATGTCATAGGAAACAGGTTCATCTATCAATAATCCTGATTGTCTGCAGACTTCAGCTTCTGATTTTTGTTTTAAGAGTGTAACAGAGACACAACTCTGGTTCCTTGTCCGAGAGTCCTGCCCCCGGTCACAATCTGTAGATATTTTCCACGACTTTCCTGCTGCTCCCACAGGCCTCAGTTGTTCTGCTTTGTGATTAATGTTAAGTATTGACGGTGTCATCCCTGATGATGGTGAGCCTAGCACCCTACAggaccagtgtttgtgtttatattCAGTAGAAATTTATTTAATGTTTGAAAGTTATTTATGGACTAATGGAGGTAAagggatttcttttcttttttgttccttcttttttttttttttttaccaaaaatgACTCTGGGGTCACCATTCTGAAaaagtagtttttttttccatttcctttGCTTAATTTTCTTTTGAGCTGTTAGCACTGAAGATGCAGTCCCATGACAGACTGCATTGCCGGAGATGGATTAAGGAAATAGTTAATTCCTTTAAGATGATAAACATCTGGCTGTCTAGATGCAGTTTTGATATAGGATTGCTTTGACTTTGATTCCAAGAGCTCATAAGTGACACCACACTGAGCAATTATAATGAATTTGCATGAAAACGTCTACTTTTGCAGAATAACAACCTTAAAGTCACTGTCAGTGGTTTCCTCGGTACTGACTGTACAGAGAGACAATCAAACAGGAAGCAGGAGGTCTGCTCCTCTACAAATGTGTTTCTGTCGCAAAAATGAAATATTTTGGATTGTTCCATGAAAGGCTATTAAAACGATTGTTTTGTGTGCAACTGTTAAAAATGAATTTGactatgtatttgtttgtatttgttgttaaatAAAGTTACATTTCTTTACCTAtagaatgtttttttttggtccttATATTAACGGTAGTGACACTTGGTAAAACAGTGGAAGTGTTGCACATAAACCATATAGCCACAAAGCAATGGATAATAGGTAGTGTTTTCTGCACATGAGAAATAATTAATACTATCAAATCTAATGGAAGTCGCAAGAAGGCGAACCATAAAAACAGTATTTTGAAAAGGTGCATATTGGGCTACGCAGTAATTTGATATTTATGGTCTTTCAGTGTCATTGTAATGGGATGAAAttctgatatattgtgatacacaattctGTTGTCCAGATTAATGATAGGAAGCAAGATTTCTCATAAAATtagatctgaaatatttgagggagtatcatTTGAAAGTATATACTTGACATTACTAAACTGCTCAGTGTGATGAACTTCAattggattcttaaatatggaAATTTTGCATATGTAAGATATTGAGATTGTATACATATTGTGGAAAATTCCCTATGATTACCTTGAAAATTACATTTCTCTTATAACTCAGCACTATGTGCTCActgtatgtgttttgtttttttactgataTACCTGACAAATTGAACAGTGAACGTGGTGCACTGGCTTTCCATTACAGTGTAGGCATTTAGCTGGCACAGCCAGAGTCCATCCCTCAAAACAGGAACAGCTCAATCCTCACTCAGAGTAGGGCCAAGAAAATCCAGGACAGAGCCATCCTTTATTAAAAAACAACTTTTTATATAACACAGTTGGAGACCATTATTTAGAGTGGGCTGCCTATTTTTTCACAGTTCCAGTGAAGTACACAAGTTTTCCTCACCTGGTCCTAGTAGCATCTGCGTTCACTTGTACAGATAATGTCATTTAAGGGGATAGTTCGGGATCCAGGGTTTTTACCATGTGTGCTACTTCCATAATAGACAAACTCGTGGGTACCTTTGTAGATGTCTGTGTAGTTTGAAAGTACACTGAATgatgagtttagcctagcttagcttaattgctggatgtctaccgagttcattagcagctcctctcaaaagaaagGAAATACAACCTTCTCGGATGCCGATCATTAACACGTTTTACTCGTTAGCCCGACATGAATAATTTTTCTTAAATAACGTTTTCGCAAGCACGTGCAAAATCCTAACAATTCGATTACTGTTTTGAGCGTTTTATCGGTAATAACCCGTGTGGCGGAAGACATCGGATGTGCATGTTATGGGAAAATTGTTCAAATCTAGAACCTAATTTGCTGGTCAATGTAGCGatttcgggggaggggggcaacccACAGGAACTGCCCGCggccggaacgcgaacccgtacctctcGCTCCGCGggagacagcgctaaccgctcgactaaaggcacTGTCCAGTTAGCCAGGGGctgacgtgtctacttatccatgcaagttGCAGTCAATGCAACGCCATAAACCAAAGGCATCGGAGATGGTgcgtttctttttttggggggggggcgcagctgcTAATGAACCCCACAGACCTCCATCAGTAGAGCGAAGCAAGGCTAACCTCGCGGTTCTGTGCACCTTCAAACTGCTCGTGCAGACACAAAAAATGTACCCACGAGCTCACCTCCTCTATGTAAGCAAGACACGTGGTTAAAAAGCCCTGAAACCGACCTACCCCATCCAAGTAGTAGTTTGAAGTACTGACTACTCATATTCTCACCTTTAATAATTGAGATAAAAcgtcgtctgtgaatgttctcattcatccaggtcatggttatccaaaggataactagcttggtctagtcagaaaggcacgaactgatgaagcctcttggatgagaggcgaaacgtcctcacggatatataccaagtccagttgcactcgattcaattctttTGGAGAGATAAAACGTTTTTATTCCAAAGATAAGCGTGCTCAGGAAGGGCCCGGAGAGTCTCTTTCTAGTTATCGGTGATGTCTTTTTCCTCTGTTGTAACACAGGAAAAGCGTCTGGCGAACACAAAGTTGCCCGGCAtctcctgcctgctcagcctTCTCCAGAATTCATTCGTAGTGAAGTAGTACATGAGCGGGTCTAGGCCGCAGTTAAGGCTGGCCAGGCAGAGCGTGAGGGGGTGGCATCGCAGGACCAGCTCCTTCAGGCCACAGCTGGTCAGGGTGTTTGCCTTGGCCAGGAAGTCCAGAGGCATAGTGATGTGGTACGGACCAAAGCACAGGAGGAAAACTAGAGCGCAGCTCAGCACCGTCCATAACGCCTTCCGCTTTTCTCCTCGATCGTGCACCGCACCTTCTTTCAGCTCCCGAAGGCTCCCGGCAGTCAGACAGGTGCAGGCCAAAATTAGCACCAAGGGGAGGATGAAGCCTAACAGCTCTGCTATTACCATGAGGGCCCAGGCTTCTGGGATGCTGATGTGCCGCATCGGGAGCTCTGAGAAACACACCAGCTCTGATCTGGGGGGCGGGCTGGGGCTCGCTGTTATGCTGACCTCTGTGTTGAGGTGAAGGTGAGAAGTGGAGTTTTGGTTGGAGCTTCTCAGAAGAGGGAAGGGCAGACAGCCCAGGCAGACGACCAGCCAACCACCGGCGCATATATACCAGTCTCTTTTTTTCCGTCGTGAGTTGTACCTCAGTGGTCTCATAATGAGCTCGCAGCGACGCACACTTACACACGCCAGGAAGAAGATGGAGGCGTACATGTTGACATACTTCAGGTAGAAGCTGAACATGCAGAAAGGATGGCCAAATGGCCAGGTTTGGTTTAGGTAATAGTAGATCCGCGTAGGCAGGGAGAGCACCTGAGGAGACCAGAGAGTATGTGGGTAGTTGTCAAATCAATAACAGATTAATTGCCAATAAGATGCCACCCTTTTAGCTATGCTCCTAATTGTATTTTAAGATGACTACAGAAGAGGAAAATAacagattttcttctttttttttgatggatAACCCACATAAAACAACATACATGGAAAACATAAGGATGAGAGAAATACCATCAACTGCCCCAGAGAAACCCCGGTGTTAAAGCCCTATAAGAGGTGAGTGTGATGTGAAAAGGAAAATATCATAAAGCATGTCACCTGCAACAAATCAGCCACTGCCAGGTTCATCATGAACACCACAGCCTTTTTGGTTTCCTGGACATACTTCCTGAACACCCACAGTGCCAGCACATTACCCAGCAAGCCCGGCGCCAGGATCACGCTGTACACTATCGCATACACATGGTGCTGGTAACTTCGTAGGTCTTCGGTTCCAGCACAGCTTGGTTGGCTTCGTTCATCTTATTCCAAGGACAGAGCTCCCCAACcccgccccccaccaccactcccccccacccctcttcCAGCCAAATGACAGGGTTAAGCGGGTGACCCTCGAGTGCCAGTACAAGAAATATATTCAGCAAGCTCCTCGGAGTCAGTCTTCTGGGAGCAGGTGTGTTTGAGTGTCCATGCGGTCTGTCATTGCTTGGAGGTCAGGCTCCCGCCATCCCTAGTCCTGTTCACTGCCTCATGACAGGAAGGCATCTGAGCAGGCCTCTCGGAGAGGAGGCGTTATCTCCTAATGAAGCTGATGTTCAGTTGTGTGTAGTTCCACTCTCACAGTTGGTATACTCCCAGTCCCGGTCCTGCGTTTTTCTGCCCCCCGAGGACATTAAGTCCCAGCAGCACTGCTCCTGGTAATGGACAGGGGAGACAAGACAATTTGGTGACACAAAGCTGTCCGAGGAAACTTGAAACATCTACAGTAAAATCGCGCCCGAAGGACCAACTGCAGGGTCCATTTATACACAACACAGAAAGTATTTACACAACAGCTCGTCAGTTTTCAGGAACTCTGTTTTTGCAGCTTTGTGTGAAACCAGAATGACAGTGCTTGCTCTGCATCTTTCCTCGTGGTTAGATAAGTTTTGACGGCAATGgtgatttctttctttctcttgttctctctttctTGTTCTCTCCGTTAACTCTTaaacttcattgcagggcaggcaaaaatggctGTCTAAGTGAGCTggaaaaagagaattaaagaatgtCATGTTGAGCTGTTGTTTaacaggatggtccagaccaggatagctgttgtttagcaggatggtccaggccaggatagctgttgtttagcaggatggtccaggccacgacaactgttgtttagcaggatggtccaggccaggataactgttgtttagcaggatggtccaggccaggatagctgttgtttagcaggatggtccagaccaggatagctgttgtttagcaggatggtccaggccaggatagctgttgtttagcaggatggtccaggccacgACAACTGtagtttagcaggatggtccaggccaggataactgttgtttagcaggatggtccaggccaggacaactgttgtttagcaggatggtccagatcaggatagctgttgtttagcaggatggtccaggccaggatggctgttgtttagcaggatggtccaggccaggatagctgttgtttagcaggatggtccagaccaggataactgttgtttagcaggatggtccagaccaggataactgttgtttagcaggatggtccagaccaggataactgttgtttagcaggatggtccaggccaggatagctgttgtttagcaggatggtccaggccaggatagctattgtttagcaggatggtccaggccaggatagctgttgtttagcaggatggtccagaccaggatagctgttgtttagcaggatggtccaggccaggatagctgttgtttagcaggatggtccaggccacgacaactgttgtttagcaggatggtccaggccaggataactgttgtttagcaggatggtccaggccaggacaactgttgtttagcaggatggtccagatcaggatagctgttgtttagcaggatggtccaggccaggatggctgttgtttagcaggatggtccagaccaggataactgttgtttagcaggatggtccagaccaggataactgttgtttagcaggatggtccaggccaggatagctgttgtttagcaggatggtctagACCAGGATAGctattgtttagcaggatggtccaggccagcaTAGctattgtttagcaggatggtcctggccaggatagctgttgtttagcaggatggtccaggccaggacaaGAGTACACTTCAATTGttacaaggcaatgaaagacctggacacattcacagctcggtggtgttataaagggggggctgtgttccaccataaaggatgagctggGGGTTTTTTCTGCAGAGCTCGGATAAAGGGGCCTtacctgttttattttttttattttttgagttgtcgTTGAATgactgttttttggggggttgttAAAAGATGCTTATTGAGCGTTTGTGCTTTGACAAGTATTATTTGTTtggaaagatttcaagtctgttttttttgttACATTTTTTATGTTGAATAAAGACTTGCTTTAAAATTCAATTCAAATgcaaattctctctctcgctctctttctcgcacacacacacacacacacacacatttacaaaacCACACACGAAACAGCTCGAGCTCATTGACAGTAAATACTTAGCTGCTGCATGCTCGCAGGCCCCACTTCAGCGCCCATTCAGGTCTGCAGTGCTACCACAAAACTCTCAGTACGGGACGTTTCCACGGCACGAAGCCTAGCCGCCTGCTCACCGGAGTTATGAAAGTGTGGCAAGGGGGCATTAGTGAAAGCCACACGGTGGGTGGCATTACCGGATAGGTtcaaacaacaaccaaaaaaaaggtCTTCGAAGTATGAAAATGTGTGTTACAGTGTGAAGACAGCTACAGCTCTTGCATAAGGGAAGGgcatcacaacacaccacactACAGCATTGTGTACCTACCGCAGCACAAGCACCAAGCAGCGCCGCTCCTAAGAACACTTGACTTAAAGAAATGTATTAGGACATAGCGTCACCTTCTTAGAAATAAtgggcctaagtcatattttcaagtttgtcaaaaaacagaataaactgacaaattttgtttcagtttcagtttattctgttattgtttttttttaaaacttgaaaatatgacttaggcccaTTGTTTCTAAGACGGCGACGATATGAAGTCGTGAAAATTTggcaattttgaaaaaaaaattgtttagttttgttttgttgttgtttttttgttgcttttaattcaattcaatgtgttgtcattaaaaacaatgtgcat
Proteins encoded:
- the LOC130115586 gene encoding integral membrane protein 2A-like gives rise to the protein MSGDPHQPPEGSDKAKVAKTRHSPVVRFRMVKIAFNSALAQKALGKDVPVSEKDPESAAEGGEGSTGRCLLTLLGIAFLLSGLIVGGACLYRYFTPKRLYHGAMQFSDISAGVGGENQPYYLPRVEEEVEISDDMAVISVPPPRFRPGDPAYILHDFHRKLTAYLDLTLRTCFVIPLNTSVVLPPQDLMDLFMQLMSGSYRSYLVQEDLVVTERIDDVKPLGFYIRRLCNGKETYRMQRRVDLPGGGIQKRSADECFTIHHFENKFVTETRICKA
- the gpr174 gene encoding probable G-protein coupled receptor 174, whose product is MMNLAVADLLQVLSLPTRIYYYLNQTWPFGHPFCMFSFYLKYVNMYASIFFLACVSVRRCELIMRPLRYNSRRKKRDWYICAGGWLVVCLGCLPFPLLRSSNQNSTSHLHLNTEVSITASPSPPPRSELVCFSELPMRHISIPEAWALMVIAELLGFILPLVLILACTCLTAGSLRELKEGAVHDRGEKRKALWTVLSCALVFLLCFGPYHITMPLDFLAKANTLTSCGLKELVLRCHPLTLCLASLNCGLDPLMYYFTTNEFWRRLSRQEMPGNFVFARRFSCVTTEEKDITDN